From one Pontibacillus sp. HMF3514 genomic stretch:
- a CDS encoding enoyl-CoA hydratase-related protein gives MYETILYNVDQGVATITLNRPDSLNAFTKQLNDDVRKAVKQASGDSDVRCIVITGAGRAFCSGQDLKDVGESADFGEVLRNNYHPMVREIERCEKPVIAAVNGVAAGAGFSLALACDFRIASEKSSFIQAFIHIGLVPDAANLYYLPKLIGEAKAMELAVLGDKISAETAQEYGLLTKLVSSDNWEDEVNGFAGRLAAMPTKAIGLIKRSIKASWNTTFDEYLEKEAYGQRIAGLTDDFEEGVQAFIDKRKPAFQGK, from the coding sequence ATGTACGAAACCATTTTGTATAACGTGGACCAAGGTGTCGCGACGATTACCTTGAACCGTCCTGATAGTCTAAATGCTTTTACAAAACAACTGAATGATGACGTACGTAAAGCTGTTAAACAAGCATCGGGTGACTCGGACGTTCGCTGCATTGTCATTACAGGAGCAGGCCGAGCGTTTTGCTCCGGTCAAGATTTAAAGGATGTGGGAGAATCAGCTGACTTTGGTGAAGTGTTGCGCAATAACTACCATCCAATGGTGCGAGAAATCGAACGTTGTGAAAAGCCTGTTATTGCTGCAGTAAACGGTGTTGCAGCTGGAGCTGGATTTAGTTTAGCTCTTGCATGTGACTTCCGAATTGCATCGGAAAAATCGAGCTTCATCCAAGCGTTCATTCACATTGGTTTAGTTCCAGATGCAGCAAACCTTTATTACTTACCAAAATTGATCGGAGAGGCTAAAGCGATGGAATTGGCTGTATTGGGAGATAAGATCTCTGCTGAAACGGCTCAAGAATACGGTCTCCTAACCAAGCTTGTATCCTCCGATAATTGGGAAGACGAAGTGAATGGATTCGCTGGTCGACTAGCCGCTATGCCGACAAAAGCGATTGGCCTCATTAAACGCTCAATCAAAGCAAGCTGGAACACAACATTTGATGAGTACCTAGAAAAAGAAGCATATGGTCAGCGCATCGCAGGACTTACTGATGATTTTGAGGAAGGCGTTCAAGCCTTTATCGATAAGCGTAAGCCGGCTTTCCAAGGAAAATAA
- the paaX gene encoding phenylacetic acid degradation operon negative regulatory protein PaaX produces the protein MNTRSMIFTLYGDYIRHYGNHIWIGSLIRFLKEFGHNEQAVRAAVSRMSKQGWLKADKKGNKSYYSLTEHGVKRMDEAAKRIFKFKPDEWDGKWRMLLYTIPEEKRSIRDELRKELVWSGFGTLSPSCWISPNNLDDKVHSLIQKYEISDYIDFFVASYDGPGENQRLVEKSWDLEDINEKYNDFIAHYSQKFIIDRNKIKKGEMTDAECFVERTKLVHEYRKFLFVDPGLPEELLPEKWYGNHAAMLFSDYYKELAEPANRFFESVFQDGNEIHKKDESYNVLNHPLMTD, from the coding sequence ATGAATACACGATCAATGATTTTCACCTTATATGGAGACTACATTCGCCACTATGGCAATCACATATGGATTGGAAGCTTAATTCGGTTTTTAAAAGAATTTGGACATAACGAGCAAGCAGTTCGTGCAGCTGTATCACGCATGAGTAAGCAGGGGTGGCTAAAAGCTGACAAAAAAGGAAACAAAAGCTATTATTCTCTGACTGAACATGGTGTAAAACGTATGGACGAAGCAGCCAAACGTATTTTTAAATTCAAACCGGATGAGTGGGATGGAAAGTGGCGTATGCTCCTTTACACAATCCCTGAAGAAAAACGAAGCATTCGTGATGAATTAAGGAAAGAACTTGTGTGGAGCGGCTTTGGAACTCTTTCACCGAGTTGTTGGATCTCACCGAATAATCTGGATGATAAAGTTCACTCGCTCATTCAAAAATATGAGATCTCCGATTATATCGACTTTTTCGTTGCCTCTTACGATGGTCCGGGAGAAAATCAACGTTTAGTTGAGAAGAGCTGGGACTTAGAAGACATCAATGAAAAATACAATGACTTTATCGCGCATTATAGTCAAAAATTCATCATTGATCGAAACAAAATTAAAAAAGGCGAAATGACAGACGCCGAATGCTTTGTCGAACGTACAAAGCTCGTTCACGAATATCGAAAATTCTTATTCGTTGATCCAGGTTTACCAGAAGAATTGTTGCCTGAAAAATGGTATGGCAACCATGCAGCTATGCTCTTCAGTGACTACTATAAAGAACTCGCTGAACCAGCCAATCGATTCTTCGAGAGTGTATTCCAGGACGGTAATGAAATCCATAAAAAAGATGAGTCCTATAATGTACTCAATCACCCATTAATGACAGATTAA
- a CDS encoding enoyl-CoA hydratase-related protein encodes MSSIQYEIKEHIAYVTLNRPDALNCFNYDTLHQLGEIVSDIHVNPEVRVVIFTGAGEKAFSAGADLKERRTLTEAQVRRNVKKIRDVFNAVAELPQPTIAAVNGYAFGGGFELMLACDFRIAVNDTKMGLTELSWAIIPGAGGTQRLPRLIGEMRAKELILTAKKLTSEEAYEYGILLKVVGRDNLMHSCETLAEQIMANGPVAVQQAKYAISKGVEVDLQTGMAIESKAYEVTIPTTDRIEALDAFKEKRNPVFEGK; translated from the coding sequence TTGAGTTCAATCCAATATGAAATTAAAGAACACATTGCATACGTAACACTGAATCGACCTGATGCTTTAAACTGCTTTAATTACGATACCTTACATCAATTAGGGGAGATCGTTTCTGATATTCATGTAAACCCTGAAGTCCGTGTCGTGATTTTTACGGGAGCAGGAGAAAAAGCATTTAGTGCTGGTGCCGATTTAAAGGAGAGACGTACTCTAACCGAAGCGCAAGTTCGTCGAAACGTCAAAAAAATTCGTGACGTTTTTAACGCTGTAGCTGAATTACCTCAACCAACAATTGCGGCTGTTAATGGCTACGCATTTGGTGGAGGTTTTGAGCTGATGCTTGCTTGTGACTTCCGTATTGCAGTAAATGATACAAAAATGGGTCTCACTGAGCTAAGCTGGGCGATCATACCTGGAGCAGGCGGGACACAGCGTTTACCTCGCTTAATCGGTGAAATGCGAGCGAAAGAGTTAATTTTGACTGCCAAAAAATTAACTTCTGAAGAAGCTTATGAGTACGGCATTCTTCTTAAAGTCGTAGGAAGAGATAATCTGATGCATTCCTGTGAGACATTGGCTGAACAAATCATGGCAAACGGGCCTGTGGCGGTTCAACAAGCTAAATATGCAATCAGTAAGGGTGTCGAAGTGGACCTGCAAACAGGTATGGCCATTGAATCTAAAGCCTATGAAGTTACGATTCCTACAACAGATCGTATTGAGGCTCTTGATGCATTTAAAGAAAAACGAAATCCAGTCTTCGAAGGGAAGTAA
- a CDS encoding acetyl-CoA C-acyltransferase yields the protein MREVVIVDALRTPIGRYKGALKSIRPDDLGAIVIKALLERNPDVPAEEIEEVILGNANQAGEDNRNVARMSALLAGLPVGVAGTTINRLCGSGLDAVNYAARAAMVGEGDIFIAGGTESMTRAPYVMGKPEKEFPRGNMEMFDTTIGWRFVNDKLAEMYGTDSMPETAENVAKLHHVSREDQDAFAYESQQRAKKAMETGRFAEEIVPVVYQDRKGNEIVVSEDEHPRPTTTPEKLAKLNPLFPGGTITAGNASGINDGASALLIMTADKAKELGLKPLVKYKVSATAGLEPAVMGLGPIYATRKAIQRSSVSVDQLGLVELNEAFASQSLECMNQLELDPSRVNVNGGAIAFGHPLGASGARILTTLVHEMKKRDVEYGLATMCVGVGQGIATIVENV from the coding sequence ATGAGAGAAGTAGTGATTGTCGATGCTTTGAGAACGCCAATCGGTCGTTACAAAGGAGCACTAAAATCCATTCGTCCTGATGACTTAGGGGCGATTGTTATTAAAGCACTTTTAGAACGAAATCCGGATGTACCTGCTGAAGAAATTGAAGAAGTTATTTTAGGAAACGCTAACCAAGCAGGTGAAGACAACCGAAACGTAGCTCGTATGTCTGCTTTACTTGCAGGACTTCCAGTTGGTGTAGCTGGAACAACGATTAATCGCTTGTGCGGCTCTGGTTTAGACGCCGTAAACTATGCTGCGCGTGCAGCTATGGTAGGAGAAGGAGATATCTTCATTGCTGGTGGTACAGAAAGCATGACGCGCGCACCTTATGTGATGGGAAAGCCTGAAAAAGAATTCCCGCGTGGCAATATGGAAATGTTCGATACGACAATTGGCTGGCGTTTTGTGAATGATAAGCTAGCAGAAATGTACGGGACAGACTCCATGCCAGAAACGGCTGAAAATGTAGCGAAACTGCATCACGTATCCCGTGAAGATCAAGATGCATTCGCATATGAGAGCCAACAAAGAGCCAAAAAAGCGATGGAAACTGGACGTTTTGCTGAGGAAATTGTTCCTGTTGTCTATCAGGACCGAAAAGGAAATGAAATTGTGGTATCAGAAGATGAACACCCAAGACCAACCACTACACCTGAAAAATTAGCAAAATTGAATCCTCTTTTCCCAGGTGGAACGATTACAGCTGGAAATGCGTCCGGTATCAATGATGGTGCATCTGCCTTACTCATTATGACAGCAGATAAAGCGAAAGAACTTGGTTTAAAACCACTTGTAAAATATAAGGTTTCAGCTACTGCTGGACTAGAGCCTGCTGTGATGGGTTTAGGTCCTATCTATGCGACGAGAAAAGCGATTCAACGTTCCAGCGTTTCTGTTGATCAACTAGGATTAGTAGAATTAAATGAAGCATTTGCCTCTCAATCACTTGAATGTATGAATCAACTAGAATTAGATCCTTCTCGTGTAAACGTTAATGGAGGAGCTATTGCGTTTGGTCACCCATTAGGCGCAAGTGGAGCTCGTATTTTGACAACGCTTGTTCACGAAATGAAAAAGAGAGATGTCGAGTACGGACTCGCTACAATGTGTGTCGGGGTAGGTCAAGGAATCGCGACGATCGTTGAAAACGTATAA
- a CDS encoding glutamate synthase subunit beta, producing MGKATGFMEIAREEATKRNPGERIKDWNEYVAPFSDEELKRQGARCMDCGTPFCHTGMEIKGVATGCPINNLIPEWNDLVYRGRWKEALEKLQKTNNFPEFTGRVCPAPCEGGCTLAISDPAVAIKDIERTIIDKGFENGWITPRIPEDRTGKSIAVIGSGPAGLAAADQLNQAGHSVTVYERSNRAGGLLTYGIPNMKLEKEIVQRRIDLLEQEEIHFVTNTEVGKDITAEELQNQHDAVILCTGAQKQRDMNIPGRDSKGIHYAMDYLTASTQKLFNEDTQDQYINVEGKDVIVIGGGDTGADCVATALRQKCKSVVQFGKHPQKPLKRTEDNLWPEPPDVYTLDYAYKEAEGEFGKDPRRYSIQTKEFIKDENGDLKELHTIQLEKVKDENRGFVHREIPGTEQVWPAQHVFIAIGFEGPEQPVLKHFGVNTTERSCVDAKYGEYTTNVEGVFSAGDARRGQSLIVWAINEGREVAREVDEYLMGVSYLPS from the coding sequence ATGGGGAAAGCAACTGGATTTATGGAGATAGCTCGTGAAGAAGCAACGAAAAGAAACCCTGGTGAACGTATAAAGGACTGGAATGAATACGTTGCCCCTTTCTCGGATGAGGAACTGAAAAGGCAAGGAGCTCGCTGTATGGACTGCGGCACTCCTTTTTGTCACACGGGGATGGAGATTAAAGGTGTGGCAACAGGGTGTCCTATCAACAACCTGATCCCTGAATGGAACGACCTTGTCTATCGTGGAAGGTGGAAGGAAGCTTTAGAAAAGCTGCAAAAAACAAACAACTTTCCTGAATTCACAGGGCGGGTTTGCCCCGCTCCTTGTGAAGGGGGATGTACACTAGCTATTTCTGACCCAGCTGTAGCTATCAAAGATATTGAACGTACGATTATTGATAAAGGCTTTGAAAATGGGTGGATTACGCCCCGTATTCCAGAGGATAGAACAGGGAAAAGTATTGCGGTGATTGGCTCTGGACCAGCTGGTTTAGCTGCAGCAGACCAACTGAATCAAGCGGGGCATTCCGTAACTGTTTATGAACGATCAAACCGTGCTGGTGGATTGTTAACATACGGTATTCCAAATATGAAGCTTGAGAAGGAAATTGTTCAACGCCGGATTGATTTGTTAGAGCAAGAAGAGATTCATTTTGTAACGAATACAGAGGTTGGGAAAGACATTACGGCTGAAGAATTACAAAATCAGCACGATGCAGTCATTTTATGTACAGGAGCTCAAAAACAACGTGATATGAACATACCTGGGCGTGACTCTAAAGGCATCCATTATGCGATGGACTATCTAACAGCCTCAACGCAAAAGTTATTCAATGAAGATACTCAAGATCAATACATTAATGTAGAAGGAAAAGACGTTATTGTAATCGGAGGTGGAGACACAGGAGCTGACTGTGTTGCCACAGCCCTTCGACAAAAATGTAAGAGTGTTGTGCAATTTGGTAAGCACCCACAAAAGCCACTCAAAAGGACAGAGGATAACTTATGGCCTGAGCCACCTGATGTGTACACATTGGATTACGCCTATAAAGAGGCAGAAGGGGAGTTCGGAAAAGATCCACGCCGTTATTCCATTCAAACGAAAGAATTTATAAAGGACGAAAACGGGGATTTGAAAGAGCTTCACACGATCCAATTGGAAAAGGTTAAAGATGAAAACAGAGGGTTCGTTCATCGGGAAATTCCGGGAACAGAACAAGTATGGCCTGCCCAGCACGTATTCATCGCCATTGGCTTCGAAGGACCAGAACAACCGGTATTGAAACATTTTGGTGTCAATACTACTGAGAGAAGCTGCGTGGATGCGAAATATGGAGAGTACACAACGAATGTAGAAGGTGTCTTCTCAGCTGGTGATGCCAGAAGAGGTCAAAGCTTGATTGTTTGGGCGATTAATGAAGGACGTGAAGTCGCTCGTGAGGTAGATGAATATTTAATGGGTGTTTCTTATTTGCCATCATAA
- the paaB gene encoding 1,2-phenylacetyl-CoA epoxidase subunit PaaB, which yields MDESGKGFYQEYEVFSKRTFKSPFQHQFSLLAPNEELAIVMAQENFMRREPVADIWVVKRSDIRMLDQEEREGLQRLDNKDYRNTKGYGYLKKKWRDYEQNMLDEKEILSWGGDD from the coding sequence ATGGACGAATCAGGTAAAGGGTTTTACCAAGAATATGAAGTGTTTAGTAAGCGTACATTTAAATCTCCTTTTCAGCACCAGTTCAGCTTACTGGCACCGAATGAAGAATTAGCAATCGTAATGGCTCAGGAGAACTTCATGAGACGTGAGCCAGTAGCTGATATCTGGGTTGTGAAACGTTCAGATATTCGTATGCTAGATCAGGAGGAACGTGAAGGACTTCAGCGCTTGGATAACAAGGACTACCGAAATACGAAAGGGTACGGCTATTTGAAAAAGAAATGGCGTGACTACGAGCAAAACATGCTTGATGAAAAAGAGATCCTTTCATGGGGAGGGGATGACTAA
- a CDS encoding EthD family reductase: MIKMIALYKHPEDKEAFDEHYFNTHGPLTAKIPGLRDMKVTKMHGSPMGGEAKYYLMAEMYYDSMEAFQEAMKTDEAKASGKDVMSFAGDLVTMMIGEEIDE; the protein is encoded by the coding sequence ATGATTAAAATGATCGCATTGTACAAACACCCAGAAGATAAAGAAGCATTTGATGAGCACTACTTTAACACACACGGTCCATTAACTGCGAAGATTCCTGGACTTCGTGACATGAAAGTTACAAAGATGCATGGTTCTCCAATGGGTGGAGAAGCGAAGTACTATTTAATGGCGGAGATGTACTATGATTCTATGGAAGCTTTCCAAGAAGCGATGAAAACCGACGAAGCAAAAGCATCTGGTAAAGATGTGATGAGTTTTGCTGGCGATCTTGTAACGATGATGATTGGTGAAGAGATCGATGAGTAA
- the paaD gene encoding 1,2-phenylacetyl-CoA epoxidase subunit PaaD: protein MTLVKDSLMTSLESVKDPEIDTVSVIDLGMVEDVSFEEGHVSVKMLPTFMGCPALEIIQKNVEEALYKVDGVESVEVKFINNPPWTSDRITEQGHVRLREFGIAPPPTHLENGEWHVDCPYCGSTYTTMENIFGPTACRSILYCKGCKNPFEAMKPVSTIM, encoded by the coding sequence ATGACTCTAGTGAAAGACAGTTTGATGACGAGTCTAGAATCTGTGAAAGACCCTGAGATCGATACAGTGAGCGTGATCGATTTAGGGATGGTGGAAGATGTATCTTTTGAAGAGGGTCACGTATCCGTCAAAATGCTGCCTACTTTTATGGGGTGCCCGGCACTCGAAATCATTCAAAAGAATGTGGAAGAAGCACTCTATAAAGTTGATGGTGTTGAATCGGTTGAGGTGAAGTTCATCAACAATCCGCCTTGGACGTCGGATCGGATTACGGAGCAAGGACATGTGCGTTTACGTGAATTCGGAATCGCACCGCCACCAACGCACTTAGAAAATGGAGAATGGCATGTGGATTGCCCGTATTGTGGATCCACTTACACCACAATGGAAAACATTTTTGGACCAACTGCCTGCCGAAGCATTTTGTATTGTAAAGGCTGTAAAAATCCATTTGAAGCCATGAAGCCAGTATCTACAATCATGTAG
- a CDS encoding enoyl-CoA hydratase/isomerase family protein: MSKFEFIETTIIDGVGFIELNRPEVLNAINRGMVSELVSTMKEFDRDDHVKVIVLTGKGRAFAAGADIDEMAQDSPIDLELLDQFAEWDQMLQVKKPVIGAVNGFALGGGFELALSCDMLFATETSQFGFPEVNLGVMPGAGGTQHLTKIMGKKKALEWLWTGEKMSADEALHYGIVNRLIAPELLIEETMKFAKKVAKQPPLAVRLIKESVDKAVDYPLDEGMKFERKNFYLLFSSEDQTEGMNAFIEKRKPQFKGK, encoded by the coding sequence ATGAGTAAGTTTGAATTCATTGAAACGACGATCATTGATGGCGTTGGTTTCATTGAGTTAAATCGTCCTGAGGTACTCAATGCGATTAACCGAGGCATGGTGTCAGAGCTCGTATCTACTATGAAAGAGTTCGATCGTGACGACCATGTGAAAGTAATCGTTCTAACTGGAAAAGGACGTGCTTTTGCAGCTGGGGCAGATATCGATGAAATGGCCCAGGATTCTCCGATTGATCTTGAACTCTTGGATCAATTTGCTGAATGGGATCAAATGCTACAGGTGAAAAAGCCTGTCATTGGTGCCGTGAATGGATTTGCCTTAGGTGGAGGATTTGAATTGGCTTTATCCTGTGACATGCTTTTTGCTACGGAAACAAGTCAGTTTGGATTTCCTGAAGTGAATCTTGGCGTTATGCCAGGGGCTGGTGGAACCCAACACCTAACGAAAATTATGGGCAAGAAAAAAGCACTAGAATGGTTATGGACAGGAGAAAAGATGTCAGCAGATGAAGCGCTACATTATGGCATCGTCAATCGATTAATTGCTCCTGAATTACTCATAGAAGAAACCATGAAGTTCGCCAAAAAAGTAGCAAAGCAGCCTCCATTAGCTGTTCGCTTAATCAAAGAATCTGTTGATAAAGCGGTCGATTATCCACTTGATGAAGGGATGAAGTTTGAACGTAAAAACTTCTACCTGCTCTTCTCATCCGAGGATCAAACAGAAGGAATGAACGCATTTATCGAAAAACGCAAACCGCAATTCAAAGGAAAGTAG
- the paaC gene encoding 1,2-phenylacetyl-CoA epoxidase subunit PaaC, with amino-acid sequence MKTVEEAKQDASYKSALTELLYQLADDDFIVAYRGSEWLGLAPHIEEDVAFSSISQDTMGHATMFYQLLEELGEGDADHLAHGRTPAERKNAIILEEVNGPGHYLKEPRYDWAFAVVRHYFYTLAKKIKMESVKQSSYEPLQHVAVKVNMELYYHHMHWKTWFMQLTGTQGEARERMLTAVETVLEDFGGVLTLGPKEDEITKHGLIEGEEFQRKRWLQEIKPIFESLNIEMPKALGMKRGDGRAGEHTEDLDSAIDTLTEVYRQDPAATW; translated from the coding sequence ATGAAAACCGTAGAAGAAGCAAAACAAGATGCATCCTATAAAAGTGCGTTAACTGAGCTATTGTACCAATTAGCAGATGATGATTTTATCGTCGCTTACCGTGGCTCAGAATGGCTTGGATTAGCTCCCCACATTGAAGAAGACGTAGCTTTTTCATCCATCAGTCAGGATACAATGGGGCACGCTACGATGTTTTATCAACTGTTAGAGGAGTTAGGTGAAGGCGATGCTGATCACCTAGCGCATGGTCGTACACCAGCTGAACGCAAAAACGCCATCATCTTAGAAGAAGTGAATGGACCAGGTCATTATTTAAAAGAGCCGCGCTATGACTGGGCTTTTGCAGTCGTACGTCACTACTTCTATACGCTAGCGAAGAAAATCAAAATGGAATCTGTTAAACAATCATCCTATGAGCCTCTGCAGCATGTAGCTGTGAAAGTGAACATGGAGCTGTACTACCACCACATGCACTGGAAAACATGGTTCATGCAGCTTACCGGCACACAGGGAGAAGCACGCGAACGCATGTTAACAGCGGTCGAAACAGTACTTGAAGATTTCGGAGGCGTTCTCACACTTGGGCCCAAAGAAGATGAAATCACCAAGCACGGATTGATTGAGGGAGAAGAATTTCAACGAAAAAGATGGTTACAAGAAATAAAACCTATTTTCGAATCATTAAATATAGAGATGCCTAAAGCACTGGGCATGAAGCGTGGAGATGGGCGAGCAGGTGAGCACACGGAGGATTTAGATTCCGCAATTGACACGTTAACAGAAGTGTACCGACAAGATCCTGCCGCTACATGGTAA
- the paaA gene encoding 1,2-phenylacetyl-CoA epoxidase subunit PaaA: protein MDVLTSFERLSDEEKYEHFMKRIEAGEKIEADDWMPEEYRQTLIKLISMHGISEIMGALPEKEWVPKAPTLRRKLGIMAKVQDEMGHGQLLLRVAEDLMKPYGRNREDIMQDLFTGRLKFHNVFHMPAPTWGDAGLIGWLVDGAAIMTQTNMLKASYGPYARALQRICAEEVFHAQHGEAIIMALAEGTEEQKALIQDSLNRWWESLLMFFGPASADTTGSSKQDITVKYKIRTKTNEQLRQDFFSKYVPRILSLGLELPDQTMHYDKENETWVYQQPDWNEFKNIVKNNGPKSKDRLDLRKNSYEQNAWVRKALSPDNQAI from the coding sequence ATGGATGTCTTAACATCATTTGAGCGTTTGTCAGATGAAGAGAAGTATGAGCATTTTATGAAGCGTATTGAAGCAGGAGAAAAAATTGAAGCAGATGATTGGATGCCAGAGGAGTACCGCCAAACGTTAATCAAACTCATTTCCATGCACGGAATAAGTGAGATCATGGGCGCACTTCCTGAAAAAGAGTGGGTTCCGAAAGCTCCAACTCTTCGCCGTAAGTTAGGTATTATGGCCAAGGTTCAAGATGAGATGGGGCATGGTCAGCTGTTACTACGTGTAGCTGAAGACCTAATGAAGCCTTACGGAAGAAACCGAGAAGATATTATGCAGGATCTATTTACAGGTCGTCTGAAGTTCCACAACGTTTTCCATATGCCTGCACCAACTTGGGGAGACGCAGGTTTAATCGGCTGGCTTGTTGATGGAGCGGCTATTATGACGCAAACGAACATGTTAAAAGCGTCTTATGGACCATACGCACGTGCACTTCAACGTATTTGTGCAGAGGAAGTTTTCCACGCACAGCACGGTGAGGCAATCATCATGGCTCTTGCTGAAGGGACAGAGGAACAAAAAGCGCTTATCCAAGATTCTCTAAATCGCTGGTGGGAATCCTTACTTATGTTCTTCGGACCTGCATCAGCAGATACAACAGGTTCATCCAAGCAAGATATCACAGTTAAATACAAAATCCGTACGAAAACCAACGAACAGCTTCGTCAGGATTTCTTTTCAAAATATGTTCCGAGAATCCTTTCTCTTGGCTTAGAGCTTCCAGATCAGACGATGCACTATGACAAAGAAAATGAAACTTGGGTGTACCAGCAGCCAGACTGGAATGAATTTAAAAATATCGTGAAAAACAATGGACCAAAGTCGAAGGATCGTCTTGATCTGCGCAAAAACTCTTACGAACAAAACGCATGGGTTCGTAAAGCACTTAGTCCAGATAATCAAGCAATCTAA
- a CDS encoding 3-hydroxyacyl-CoA dehydrogenase, with amino-acid sequence MIQNVVVIGSGVMGRGIAYVSACGGFNTTLVDIKDEQLQNAEQELSSIFQKGVDRGKLSEENMQKSKSNLSYSTNLAEAAGQANLIIEAVPEKAEIKQSVFNAIDEHAPASCYFATNTSTMSPTEIGSYTKRPEMVIAMHFFNPVHKMPLVEIVRGLETSDETAQVIKETAEKMGKETVVVNEFPGFVTSRISALVGNEAFYMLQEGVGSPEEIDKAIKMGLNYPMGPFELGDLVGLDARLNNLKYLHEKLGEKYRPAPLLEQYVKAGRHGRKTGKGVYDYTE; translated from the coding sequence ATGATCCAAAACGTTGTCGTAATCGGTTCAGGTGTAATGGGACGAGGGATTGCTTATGTCAGTGCCTGTGGCGGATTTAATACTACACTTGTAGATATAAAAGATGAACAACTACAAAACGCAGAACAAGAACTCTCCTCGATCTTCCAAAAAGGCGTTGATCGTGGAAAATTATCAGAAGAAAATATGCAAAAATCAAAGAGTAATCTCTCGTACTCTACCAATCTAGCAGAAGCTGCGGGTCAAGCAAATCTGATCATTGAAGCGGTACCTGAAAAAGCTGAAATCAAGCAAAGCGTATTTAATGCGATTGATGAGCACGCACCAGCATCTTGTTATTTTGCAACAAACACATCCACAATGAGCCCAACGGAAATCGGTTCTTATACGAAGCGACCTGAAATGGTTATAGCCATGCACTTTTTCAACCCTGTACATAAAATGCCACTCGTTGAAATTGTCCGTGGCTTAGAAACATCAGACGAAACAGCACAAGTGATTAAAGAAACCGCTGAAAAAATGGGCAAAGAAACCGTTGTAGTGAACGAATTTCCTGGCTTTGTGACGAGTCGAATTAGTGCACTTGTCGGTAATGAAGCATTCTATATGCTGCAGGAAGGTGTAGGTTCTCCAGAAGAAATTGATAAAGCGATCAAAATGGGATTGAACTATCCAATGGGGCCTTTTGAACTCGGTGATCTTGTTGGATTAGACGCTCGTCTGAATAACTTAAAATACCTACACGAAAAACTTGGGGAAAAATATCGTCCAGCACCATTGCTTGAACAATACGTGAAAGCTGGCCGCCACGGTCGTAAAACAGGAAAAGGCGTGTACGACTACACAGAATAG